In Sciurus carolinensis chromosome 4, mSciCar1.2, whole genome shotgun sequence, the sequence TATAAGAATTATGATCTTGGTAGAATATAAAAACTAAGTTGTTAATTTTATGTCAAGTATTCTGGAAATACTATTTTTCTAGCATGAAAACTACCTGTAAATCGTGAATAACCATTGCATAATTCTACCTAAAACATAATTTTGCTAACTACAGCTTAAGCACTAGCAATCACTGTTATTAGATAAAGCTTCCTTCCTGATCCCTACAATTCAGTCCTGAGAAAAGACAGAGGGTGGTAACAGAAAATCAAATAGGGTGACAGTATTCATCACAGCAAGTTCAAATGATAACCCACATTTAAAAGTGGTGTTCCTTATCTTCCTATTATCAATTACTTTCTAAGCAGTGCTTTGATCTGAGTATACCCAAACTTACCGTTGTAGATACTTAATAGACCATCACATAATTTTTCCTTTGgccttttttcttcttagaaatttGCTATTCAATTATATGTGCCCCTATATTGTTAGTTTTTATGGCTACTGGGAAGAAAACTATTTCCTATATCCATTATGACACTTGAATGAAAATTTGcttgaaatattatataaattcaaaatgtaaaaaatatcaaGTATTAGAACAACCTATTGCAATAAATCATTTGAAAGATTGGGCATAGATTAACATTAGTCAAATTGAAGAACTAAATTTCAAATAACTATTAAGTGTCCTGTAAACTGGTCAGTAGGAACTACTCAGCTCTGGACAAGGGAAGGACCTCTCAGTGTTTTTATAAACATGACGAATGAATTGAGGATGTGTTCATTGTTATGAACTCTAAGttgatttgagaaatatttgtgaaTTGTTAAGTTTCTGAAAATGGAACTTTATATagctagaaaggaagaaataacttCTTACTTGtgatgttagtttttattttctgtaaatttgataggacaaaagaaaaatgaagaatcaatcaGTGGAGATAGAGTTCATTTTGCTTGGACTGACAGATGACCCTCTGCTACAAATTGtgattttcttgtttctgtttttcaactATATCTTGAGCCTGATGGGgaacttcatcatcatcatcctcacccTGCTGGATCCCCGCCTCAAGACTCCAATGTATTTCTTCCTCAGAAATTTTTCCTTCTTGGAAATTTTGTTCACCACAGCCTCCATTCCACGGTTCTTGATAAGCATTCTCACTGGAGACAAAACAATTTCCTACAATGCTTGTGCAActcaattattcttttatttcctcttaggGGTTACAGAGTTTtacctcctggctgccatgtcctatgaccgctatgtggccatctgcaaacctcTGCATTACCCAGTCATTATGAACCGCAGAGTGTGCTGCCAACTGGTGCTCAGTTCCTGGGCAACTGGGTTCTTAATCATCTTTCCCCCTTTGCTCTTGCTACTCAAGCTGGATTTCTGTGCTTCCAAAGTGATTGATCACTTCCTGTGTGATGCTTCCCCTGTCCTGCAGATCTCTTGCACAGATACACGTTTCATAGAATTGATGGCTTTTGTCTTTGCTGTGATGACACTTGTCCTCACATTCTTATTGGTGGGCCTCTCCTATACCTTCATCATCAAAACCATTCTCAAATTCCCTTCTGCTCAACAACGAAGGAAGGCCTTTTCCACCTGTTCCTCACACATGGTAGTTGTCTCTATTAGTTATGGCAGTTGTATCTTTATGTACATAAAGACTTCAGCAAAAGAAAGGGTGACTTTAACTAAAGGTGTATCTGTGCTCCATACCTCTGTTGCACCTTTACTCAACCCTTTCATTTACACCCTGAGGAACCAGCAGGTGAAACAAGCTCTCAAGCATATGCTCCACaggttttgttcttttcaaaacaaCAAGACAGAGTTTGCACATAAATAACATGCTGTTGGAACGTGAATAAGAAAATTCAATGTGATTATCTATTACAAAACATCGGATCTGTGGGCCCTGtcccctggaaggaggcctacaTGGC encodes:
- the LOC124982591 gene encoding olfactory receptor 6C6-like, with the translated sequence MKNQSVEIEFILLGLTDDPLLQIVIFLFLFFNYILSLMGNFIIIILTLLDPRLKTPMYFFLRNFSFLEILFTTASIPRFLISILTGDKTISYNACATQLFFYFLLGVTEFYLLAAMSYDRYVAICKPLHYPVIMNRRVCCQLVLSSWATGFLIIFPPLLLLLKLDFCASKVIDHFLCDASPVLQISCTDTRFIELMAFVFAVMTLVLTFLLVGLSYTFIIKTILKFPSAQQRRKAFSTCSSHMVVVSISYGSCIFMYIKTSAKERVTLTKGVSVLHTSVAPLLNPFIYTLRNQQVKQALKHMLHRFCSFQNNKTEFAHK